A window of Plasmodium brasilianum strain Bolivian I chromosome 8, whole genome shotgun sequence contains these coding sequences:
- a CDS encoding ATP-dependent RNA helicase DDX6, with amino-acid sequence MSYKTNYANSNANANALNNSNNLNKIDDNIIFDEAWKKKILEPLKDRRYKTEDVTKTKGNEFEDYFLKRELLMGIFEKGYEKPSPIQEESIPVALAGKNILARAKNGTGKTAAFAIPLLEKCNTHKNFIQGLILVPTRELALQTSAMIKELGKHMKIQCMVTTGGTSLRDDIMRLYNVVHILCGTPGRILDLANKDVANLSGCHIMVMDEADKLLSPEFQPIVEELMKFLPKEKQILMYSATFPVTVKEFRQIYLSDAHEINLMDELTLKGITQYYAFVKERQKVHCLNTLFSKLQINQTIIFCNSITRVELLAKKITELGYSSFYIHARMSQTHRNRVFHDFRNGACRCLVSSDLFTRGIDIQSVNVVINFDFPKNSETYLHRIGRSGRYGHLGLAINLITYEDRFNLYKIELELGTEIQPIPNEIDPSLYT; translated from the exons ATGAGTTATAAAACTAATTATGCCAATTCGAATGCAAACGCTAATGCTTTGAATAATTCAAATAACCTAAACAAAATagatgataatataatatttgatGAAGcttggaaaaagaaaatacttGAACCATTAAAAGATCGAAGATATAAGACGGAGGATGTGACAAAAACTAAGGGAAATGAGTTTGaagattattttttgaagagGGAACTTCTAATGGGTATATTTGAGAAAGGTTATGAAAAACCATCTCCTATTCAAGAGGAGAGTATTCCTGTTGCATTGGCTGGAAAGAATATTTTGGCAAGAGCAAAAAATGGGACAGGGAAAACCGCTGCATTTGCAATTCCACTCTTGGAAAAATGTAATACccacaaaaattttattcaag GACTTATACTAGTGCCAACGAGAGAACTGGCATTACAAACATCCGCAATGATAAAGGAATTGGGTAAACATATGAAAATACAATGTATGGTTACGACTGGGGGTACATCGTTAAGAGATGATATTATGAGATTATATAATgttgttcatatattatgtggTACACCAGGTCGGATATTAGATTTAGCAAATAAGGATGTTGCAAATTTATCAGGATGTCATATAATGGTAATGGATGAAGCGGATAAGTTATTATCACCAGAATTTCAACCAATAGTTGAAGAgttaatgaaatttttaccaaaggaaaaacaaatattaatgtattctGCTACGTTTCCTGTTACTGTGAAAGAATTTAggcaaatatatttatctgatgcacatgaaataaatttaatggATGAATTAACCTTAAAAGGTATTACACAGTATTATGCTTTTGTTAAAGAGAGACAAAAAGTACATTGTTTAAATAccttattttctaaattacaAATTAACCAAACTATTATTTTCTGTAACAGTATTACAAGAGTAGAAttattagcaaaaaaaattacagaaTTAGGATATagttctttttatattcatgCAAGAATGTCACAAACACATAGAAATCGAGTTTTTCATGATTTTAGAAATGGTGCTTGTAGATGCTTAGTATCTTCTGATCTATTTACTAGAGGTATAGATATACAATCTGTTAATGttgttattaattttgattTTCCTAAAAATTCAGAAACATACCTACATAGAATTGGGAGATCAGGTAGATATGGACACTTAGGATTAGCTATAAACCTAATTACATATGAAGACCgttttaatttgtataaaattGAATTAGAACTTGGAACGGAAATCCAACCTATTCCCAATGAAATAGATCCATCCCTGTACACCTAA
- a CDS encoding histone H2A.Z: MEVPGKVIGGKVGGKVGGKVLGLGKGGKGKTGSGKTKKAPLSRASRAGLQFPVGRVHRMLKTRISSDGRVGSTAAVYAAAILEYLTAEVLELAGNATKDLKVKRITPRHLQLAIRGDEELDTLIKATIAGGGVIPHIHKALMNKVPVPPTQAKKPKKN, translated from the exons atGGAAGTTCCAGGAAAAGTAATTGGTGGTAAAGTAGGAGGAAAAGTCGGTGGTAAAGTTCTTGGTCTTGGTAAAggaggaaaaggaaaaacag GTTCaggaaaaactaaaaaagcTCCATTATCCCGTGCATCAAGAGCAGGGTTACAATTTCCAGTTGGTAGGGTACACAGAATGTTAAAAACAAGAATTTCGTCAGACGGAAGAGTTGGATCAACGGCAGCAGTTTATGCAGCAGCAATTTTGGAATACTTAACTGCAGAAGTTTTAGAATTAGCAGGAAATGCAACAAAGGATTTAAAAGTTAAGAGAATTACACCAAGACATTTACAACTAGCCATTAGAg GTGACGAAGAATTAGATACACTTATAAAGGCGACTATAGCTGGTGGTGGTGTTATTCCACATATTCATAAAGCTTTAATGAATAAAGTACCAGTTCCACCTACGCAAGCAAAAAAACCAAAGAAAAACTAA
- a CDS encoding signal peptidase complex subunit 2 — MPSNKVDDENRDCTYHVKNLYSEQEIKKLAQDYISQKIRDLNYAENVKYSNVRIVLSIVLIFIGAYCSLFVQYKKQPLLMIELLVSFFVISIMLFILEYLFFEDIFMIINTNNGEVLKLFFELDVQKSSLRLAYKLNKQIYCTFFELSRLFNENGYLIENYADKILKQFIEEHGKNFKLKNKKKE, encoded by the exons ATGCCTAGCAATAAAGTTGACGATGAGAATAGGGACTGCACAT ACCACGTAAAAAATCTATACAGTGAACAGGAGATTAAAAAGCTCGCACAGGATTACATAAGTCaa aaaattagaGATCTAAATTATgctgaaaatgtaaaatattcgAACGTTCGAATCGTCTTAAGCATAGTGCTGATATTTATTG GAGCCTACTGTTCTCTCTTTGTTCAATACAAAAAGCAGCCACTTCTTATGATAGAGTTATTG gtttcattttttgttatatcaattatgctttttattttggaaTACTTGTTCTTTGAAGACATATTCatgataataaatacaaataat GGAGAAGTACTCAAATTGTTTTTCGAACTGGATGTCCAGAAGAGCTCACTACGTTTAG CATACAAGTTGAACAAACAAATATACTGCACCTTTTTTGAGTTAAGTAGGCTTTTTAACGAAAACGG GTACCTAATTGAAAACTACGCggataaaatattaaagcaGTTCATTGAAGAACATgggaaaaattttaaattaaaaaataagaaaaaagaatag
- a CDS encoding nicotinamidase, giving the protein MKCLVIVDAQNDFLPKGAFNSKEEYMDALYKINSIRLNLFNCSEKDLLKLRDCKNVMEYKKDLLLNENIVEYYKCCNDIDAAKYEDEILLFPFDKNCEYLNKYKWVHNQSVKENANGVILGRDSENEHNHINSGLHKDTYNGRNDGNNDNNSYRANGYNGNSNGKENYLHHNYISNCGNNVIMNSNNFSKECHLNGLNEKTNKGISNFTLHILSVDYHPQLHVSFAKTHRIIYEEICKNSESNSSAKANEYEQNEQEFNCVNGSSTCLGGISNHIDEAETNDVNEVHVVEADMKELEDDGDEVNDTNTLDDHPDEYYTSFLKKNKIFNLTDVLKNIKKIKKSKIIYKNVNSVNDIKEYNKLNFLNKTIDVWPIHCVRNTLGCKIHKKLIRHIDDVVIKKADTENHESLTIFENDKVNKKILNVLKEKNINSVYICGFIFEYCVKETALSFLSLGFDTYIIEDATAYLFGKEENKIYLKKKGIKFVNSSTMFL; this is encoded by the coding sequence ATGAAGTGTTTGGTTATAGTAGACGCTCAAAACGATTTTTTGCCCAAGGGGGCGTTTAATTCGAAAGAGGAATATATGGATGCgctatataaaattaactcCATAAGACTTAACTTGTTTAATTGTAGTGAAAAGGATTTATTAAAACTACGAGattgtaaaaatgtaatggaatataaaaaagatttaCTACTTAATGAGAACATTGTcgaatattataaatgctGTAACGATATAGATGCTGCAAAATATGAAGacgaaattttattatttccatttgATAAGAATTGTGaatatttgaataaataCAAGTGGGTACATAACCAAAGTGTAAAAGAAAATGCAAACGGGGTTATTCTGGGTAGAGACTCAGAAAATGAACACAATCATATAAATAGTGGACTGCACAAGGATACGTATAATGGCAGGAATGATggaaataatgataataatagttaCCGTGCTAATGGCTATAACGGGAACAGTAACGGAAAAGAGAATTACTTACATCATAATTACATAAGTAATTGCGGcaataatgtaataatgaattcaaataatttttcaaaagaatGTCATTTAAACGGTTTGAATGAAAAAACTAACAAGGGTATATCAAACTTTACTTTGCACATTTTGTCTGTAGACTACCACCCACAGTTACACGTTTCGTTTGCTAAAACGCATAGAATAATTTATGAAGAAATTTGCAAAAATAGCGAGTCGAATAGTAGCGCAAAAGCAAATGAGTACGAACAAAACGAACAGGAATTCAACTGTGTAAACGGAAGTTCAACATGTTTAGGAGGAATTAGTAATCATATTGATGAAGCGGAAACAAATGATGTAAATGAAGTACATGTAGTTGAAGCAGACATGAAAGAATTGGAGGACGATGGAGATGAAGTAAACGACACAAATACCTTAGATGATCATCCAGATGAATATTACACctcttttttgaaaaaaaacaaaatattcaatTTGACTGAtgtattgaaaaatattaaaaaaataaaaaagagcaaaataatatataaaaacgtTAATTCtgtaaatgatataaaagaatataacaagttaaattttttaaataaaacaatagaTGTATGGCCTATCCATTGTGTTAGAAATACACTAGGATGTAagatacataaaaaattaattaggCACATTGATGATGtagttattaaaaaagcGGATACAGAAAATCATGAAAGTCTTACCATATTTGAAAATGAtaaagttaataaaaaaatactaaacgttttaaaggaaaaaaatataaattctgtatacatatgcggatttatatttgaatattgTGTTAAAGAAACTGCATTAAGTTTTCTTAGTTTAGGATTtgatacatacataatagaAGACGCAACAGCTTATTTATTTGGAAAAGaagagaataaaatatatttaaaaaaaaaaggaattaaatttgtaaattCTTCGACAATGTTTTTGTGA